Proteins from a single region of Thalassophryne amazonica chromosome 22, fThaAma1.1, whole genome shotgun sequence:
- the LOC117504356 gene encoding tetraspanin-8-like, producing the protein MGKINNVLTCIFIIFNSVFAGFGCLLIYGLIKLGINGNQLSGMGGPSINWVWLFAISILGISILGICAGRFENSVALKVFAGFMVVGMIIMLVFGIIIVDAKNKINAAFEDPETLKTMMQDKTITSMLKTVQEHGQCCGLASAEDWRDVIPDSCACTEYTYRVYGGADCTSRPWGTLGPSRIYQKSCREFILSLIDSICQVSMGLCFGLVVFALLGLLMSILMICQIVRHNDAGGPPIIMKGY; encoded by the exons GGCTTTGGATGTCTGCTGATATATGGGCTGATTAagcttggtatcaatggaaaccAG TTGTCTGGTATGGGAGGGCCAAGCATCAACTGGGTTTGGTTGTTTGCCATCAGTATCCTCGGGATCTCCATCCTGGGAATCTGCGCTGGACGCTTCGAGAATTCTGTCGCCCTCAAAGTG TTTGCAGGTTTCATGGTGGTTGGGATGATCATCATGCTGGTCTTTGGAATCATTATCGTTGATGCCAAGAACAAG ATCAATGCTGCCTTTGAAGACCCTGAAACTTTGAAGACTATGATGCAGGACAAAACCATCACATCCATGCTCAAAACTGTTCAGGAACAT GGTCAGTGTTGTGGGCTGGCGAGTGCCGAGGACTGGAGGGACGTCATCCCTGACTCCTGTGCCTGCACGGAATATACATACAGAGTTTATGGAGGAGCCGACTGTACATCCAGACCTTGG GGAACCTTGGGCCCATCTCGGATCTATCAAAAG TCCTGCCGTGAATTCATCTTGAGCTTAATTGACTCAATCTGTCAAGTCTCCATGGGCCTGTGTTTTGGCCTCGTAGTCTTTGCG CTGCTGGGCCTGCTGATGTCCATCCTGATGATCTGTCAAATCGTCCGTCACAATGACGCCGGAGGTCCACCGATCATCATGAAGGGCTACTGA